The following are from one region of the Aequoribacter fuscus genome:
- a CDS encoding acyltransferase, which translates to MKQDNRPYWLKKLHLQFRHWYTEYFLRPECASLGPYHTVMKPWYVKISGPNIHIGHSLTAIGEPSHRVELGVWGRDAGLGTLIIGDAALLSPGVRISASDEIRIGDGVMMANGAYVTDSDWHTLYDRNARDPEPRPVRIGNNVWIGDHATILKGVTIGDNSVVGAGAVVTQSVPANVVVAGNPAKIVKQLDPEREMVTRMDHFRDPQGVIDFFDGIDRAVLKDNTTWQWLLDTIYPAGRKKS; encoded by the coding sequence GTGAAGCAAGACAACCGACCGTATTGGCTAAAAAAGCTGCATTTGCAGTTTCGTCATTGGTACACCGAATATTTTTTGCGACCCGAATGTGCCTCACTGGGGCCGTACCACACCGTCATGAAACCTTGGTATGTGAAAATTTCGGGGCCAAACATTCATATTGGCCACAGTTTGACGGCGATCGGCGAGCCCTCGCACCGCGTCGAGTTGGGCGTATGGGGGCGCGATGCGGGTCTGGGGACTCTCATCATAGGCGATGCCGCATTGTTGTCGCCTGGTGTGCGAATCAGCGCGAGCGATGAGATACGTATTGGTGATGGCGTGATGATGGCGAACGGCGCCTATGTGACTGATTCCGATTGGCACACGCTGTACGATCGTAACGCTCGCGATCCCGAGCCTCGACCGGTTCGCATTGGCAACAACGTCTGGATTGGCGATCATGCGACTATTCTGAAAGGCGTGACGATAGGCGACAACTCTGTGGTTGGTGCCGGTGCGGTTGTGACGCAATCGGTACCCGCCAATGTCGTGGTGGCGGGCAACCCTGCGAAAATCGTAAAGCAACTAGATCCCGAGCGCGAGATGGTCACAAGGATGGATCATTTTCGTGATCCGCAAGGCGTTATCGACTTTTTTGATGGCATTGATCGGGCCGTGCTAAAAGACAACACCACGTGGCAATGGTTGCTCGACACTATTTATCCAGCCGGCCGTAAAAAATCTTAG
- the trmB gene encoding tRNA (guanine(46)-N(7))-methyltransferase TrmB, producing the protein MTNLGNSKPVSSNQSAVHENLEAIVTKHLYTTDRTPIPDFVHDSFELMRKTLSQTGLPLWLDSFCGTGISTRKLAEQNPNFCVIGVDQSEQRLKAEPPTELTNCLLIRSDCDALWRLMAQHNIQAQRHTLFYPNPWPKASQFKRRVHGHASFKALLQISPNLELRTNWDIYAREFAQALTIARRPTELTSFIPKEPITRFEAKYIASQHRLWRVCSTTSP; encoded by the coding sequence GTGACCAATCTCGGAAACTCCAAACCCGTATCGAGCAACCAAAGCGCAGTGCATGAGAATCTCGAAGCGATTGTGACGAAGCACCTTTACACAACCGACCGCACGCCCATACCCGACTTTGTGCACGACAGTTTCGAGCTGATGAGGAAAACTCTGAGCCAAACGGGTTTACCGCTCTGGCTCGATTCATTTTGCGGCACGGGTATCAGCACCCGAAAATTGGCTGAACAAAACCCCAATTTTTGTGTTATCGGCGTCGATCAGTCTGAACAGCGCCTAAAAGCCGAACCACCTACTGAGTTGACCAATTGTCTGCTGATTCGCAGCGACTGCGATGCACTTTGGCGACTCATGGCCCAGCACAACATCCAAGCGCAGCGTCACACGCTGTTCTACCCAAACCCTTGGCCTAAAGCCTCACAGTTTAAACGCCGCGTGCACGGCCACGCCAGTTTCAAGGCGCTGCTCCAGATTTCACCGAACCTTGAACTACGCACAAACTGGGACATTTATGCCCGTGAATTTGCGCAAGCACTCACCATTGCACGTCGTCCAACAGAGTTAACGTCTTTTATACCAAAAGAGCCGATAACGCGTTTCGAAGCGAAGTATATTGCCAGCCAGCATAGACTGTGGCGGGTTTGCTCCACGACCAGCCCGTGA
- the cysE gene encoding serine O-acetyltransferase — MTQANDPVWERIRQEAAHEAQQEPILASFFHATILNHRKLECALSFHLASKLDSPTVHALLLREVIMQAFESDPELGVAVRQDLLAVEERDSACHELSVPFLHFKGFHALQTYRVANWLWRQGRHSLALFFQNRMSSEFDVDIHPAAKLGHGIMLDHATGLVIGETAVVGNNVSILQSVTLGGTGKEDGDRHPKIGDGVLISAGAKILGNITVGEGAKVGAGSVVLDHVPPHVTVAGVPAKIVGRPASELPALEMDQGFDNAS; from the coding sequence ATGACTCAGGCCAACGACCCCGTGTGGGAACGAATCCGCCAAGAAGCTGCGCATGAAGCTCAACAAGAGCCCATACTCGCTAGCTTTTTCCACGCCACGATCTTGAACCATCGTAAGCTTGAGTGCGCCCTCAGTTTTCACCTTGCCAGCAAATTAGACAGCCCAACGGTACATGCGCTGCTGCTGCGAGAGGTCATCATGCAGGCTTTCGAGAGCGACCCTGAGCTCGGAGTTGCGGTACGCCAAGACCTGCTTGCGGTCGAAGAACGCGACTCAGCATGCCACGAACTGTCTGTGCCCTTTTTGCATTTCAAAGGGTTCCACGCGCTGCAAACCTATCGCGTGGCCAATTGGCTATGGCGGCAAGGCAGACACTCTTTAGCCTTATTCTTTCAAAACAGAATGTCGAGCGAGTTCGATGTCGACATTCATCCCGCGGCCAAATTAGGACATGGCATCATGCTCGATCATGCCACCGGCTTGGTGATTGGCGAAACCGCAGTGGTTGGCAACAACGTATCAATACTGCAGTCAGTCACTTTGGGGGGCACTGGCAAAGAGGATGGTGACCGCCATCCTAAAATTGGCGACGGCGTTCTGATCAGCGCAGGCGCTAAGATACTGGGCAATATCACCGTGGGCGAAGGCGCCAAAGTGGGTGCTGGCTCAGTGGTACTTGACCACGTACCACCGCACGTCACTGTGGCCGGCGTGCCCGCCAAAATTGTAGGTCGACCCGCGAGCGAGCTACCTGCACTAGAAATGGATCAGGGCTTCGATAACGCTAGCTAG
- the hemE gene encoding uroporphyrinogen decarboxylase produces MSNLKNDRFLRALMRQPVDRTPIWMMRQAGRYLPEYRATRAQAGSFLDLCKNTELACEVTMQPLRRYPMDAAILFSDILTIPDALGLGLYFEEGEGPRFHKTVRCEADIDALNDFKAADDLSYVMDAVSAIRNELNGEVPLIGFSGSPWTLATYMVEGGSSKDFARVKAMAYDQPEVMHKLLALLADAVADYLNAQIAAGAQAVQIFDTWGGSLSASAYKVFSLKYMQRIIAQLTKEADGRSVPVIVFTKNGGQWLSSIADCGANCVGLDWTTDIGSARQQIGSRVALQGNMDPAILYASPARIREEVATILESFGHGSGHIFNLGHGVTPGVNPDHVKAFVDAVVELSPVYHQAVAR; encoded by the coding sequence GTGTCGAATTTAAAAAATGATCGTTTTTTACGCGCTTTAATGCGTCAACCTGTCGATCGCACGCCGATTTGGATGATGCGTCAGGCGGGCCGCTATCTGCCTGAGTACCGGGCAACGCGCGCCCAGGCTGGCTCTTTCTTGGATCTTTGCAAGAATACTGAGCTCGCTTGTGAAGTTACTATGCAGCCCTTGCGACGCTACCCAATGGACGCGGCAATCCTGTTTTCGGATATTTTGACCATTCCCGATGCCCTGGGTCTGGGTCTGTATTTTGAAGAGGGTGAAGGACCTAGGTTCCACAAGACGGTGCGCTGTGAGGCAGATATCGATGCCTTAAATGATTTCAAAGCGGCAGACGATTTGAGCTATGTTATGGACGCAGTCAGCGCGATTCGTAATGAATTGAACGGCGAAGTTCCTTTGATTGGCTTTTCCGGTAGCCCGTGGACACTAGCGACGTATATGGTTGAAGGCGGCAGTAGCAAGGACTTCGCTCGCGTTAAAGCTATGGCCTATGACCAGCCTGAGGTGATGCATAAGCTGCTGGCCTTGTTGGCCGATGCAGTAGCAGATTACCTAAACGCGCAAATTGCCGCGGGTGCGCAGGCCGTACAAATTTTTGATACCTGGGGCGGTAGTTTAAGTGCTTCGGCCTACAAAGTGTTCTCGTTGAAGTACATGCAGCGAATTATCGCGCAACTGACGAAAGAAGCGGATGGTCGCTCCGTGCCCGTGATTGTGTTTACCAAGAACGGCGGTCAGTGGTTATCTTCAATTGCAGATTGCGGCGCTAATTGTGTCGGTTTGGATTGGACGACCGACATCGGTTCTGCGCGCCAACAAATTGGTAGTCGAGTCGCTTTGCAGGGCAATATGGACCCTGCGATTTTGTACGCAAGTCCAGCGCGAATTCGTGAAGAGGTTGCGACTATTTTAGAAAGCTTCGGTCATGGTTCGGGCCACATCTTTAACCTTGGGCACGGTGTAACGCCCGGTGTTAACCCTGATCACGTCAAGGCCTTTGTTGACGCAGTCGTGGAGTTGTCGCCGGTATACCACCAGGCTGTTGCCCGCTAG
- a CDS encoding FAD-dependent oxidoreductase, with the protein MGSRAGNNFQFIDVGRNDPNKRDIQNRKTQYIEIYDQFTESQVENQADRCLACGNPYCEWKCPVHNFIPNWLKLVSEGHLFEAAELSHQTNTLPEVCGRVCPQDRLCEGACTLNDGFGAVTIGATEKYITDTALAMGWRPDLSGVVQTDKRVAVIGAGPAGLGCADVLTRAGVKAVVYDRYPEIGGLLTFGIPEFKLEKDVMVRRREVFEGMGIEFKLNTEIGRDITIEQLLADYDAVFLGMGTYKAMLGRFPGEDLPGVHKALDYLIGNVNNNRGYQQDPEAFVNLKGQRVVVLGGGDTAMDCVRTAVRQGAKEVICAYRRDEVNMPGSRKEVQNAREEGIQFLFNRQPIEVVETNGKASGIRVVETALGEPGPDGRRRPEPIEGSEQVIDADAVIVAFGFQPSPAEWFGSAGVELNDWQGVVAAEHQNFKFQTTNPKIFAGGDMVRGSDLVVTAIWEGRQAAEGILDYLDV; encoded by the coding sequence ATGGGCAGCCGTGCAGGAAACAATTTTCAGTTTATTGATGTTGGACGTAACGATCCGAACAAGCGTGATATTCAGAATCGTAAAACCCAGTACATTGAAATTTACGATCAATTCACTGAGTCGCAGGTAGAGAACCAAGCCGATCGTTGTTTGGCCTGTGGCAACCCCTATTGTGAGTGGAAATGCCCCGTACACAACTTCATTCCCAACTGGTTGAAGCTGGTGTCCGAGGGGCACTTGTTTGAAGCAGCAGAGCTGTCGCATCAGACCAATACGCTACCAGAAGTCTGTGGGCGTGTGTGCCCGCAAGATCGCTTGTGCGAGGGCGCCTGCACATTAAACGATGGTTTTGGTGCGGTCACGATTGGCGCTACCGAGAAATACATTACTGACACAGCCTTGGCGATGGGCTGGCGTCCTGATCTGTCGGGCGTCGTGCAAACCGATAAGCGGGTTGCCGTTATTGGCGCGGGCCCTGCCGGTTTGGGTTGCGCCGATGTGCTGACTCGTGCCGGTGTTAAAGCGGTTGTCTACGATCGCTACCCTGAAATCGGCGGTTTGCTGACCTTTGGTATTCCAGAGTTCAAACTTGAAAAAGACGTTATGGTTCGTCGTCGCGAAGTGTTTGAAGGCATGGGTATTGAATTTAAGTTAAATACCGAGATTGGCCGTGATATCACGATCGAGCAATTGCTGGCCGATTACGACGCGGTGTTCTTGGGCATGGGTACCTACAAAGCGATGTTGGGCCGTTTCCCAGGTGAAGATCTGCCCGGTGTGCATAAAGCCTTGGATTACCTAATTGGCAACGTAAACAACAATCGCGGCTATCAACAAGACCCTGAAGCCTTTGTTAACTTAAAAGGCCAGCGCGTGGTGGTCTTGGGCGGTGGTGATACGGCGATGGACTGCGTTCGAACCGCTGTTCGACAAGGCGCTAAAGAAGTCATTTGTGCTTACCGTCGTGATGAAGTGAACATGCCGGGTTCTCGTAAAGAAGTCCAAAACGCGCGTGAAGAAGGCATTCAGTTCTTGTTTAACCGCCAGCCGATTGAAGTTGTGGAAACCAACGGTAAGGCCAGCGGTATTCGCGTGGTCGAAACTGCGCTCGGTGAGCCGGGCCCTGATGGCCGTCGTCGACCTGAGCCTATCGAAGGCAGCGAGCAGGTAATCGATGCGGACGCCGTGATTGTCGCCTTTGGCTTCCAGCCAAGCCCTGCAGAATGGTTTGGCTCAGCGGGTGTTGAGCTGAATGATTGGCAAGGTGTTGTGGCGGCAGAGCATCAGAATTTTAAGTTCCAAACAACGAACCCCAAAATTTTTGCTGGGGGCGATATGGTCCGCGGCAGTGATCTTGTAGTGACTGCTATTTGGGAAGGACGCCAAGCTGCAGAAGGCATCTTAGACTACTTAGACGTGTAA